One genomic segment of Oscillospiraceae bacterium includes these proteins:
- a CDS encoding sigma-70 family RNA polymerase sigma factor, translating into MPTEFTEIEQVFETYSAMIYRVCFVYLKNQSDAEDATADTFVRLMESKKAFESDEHLKAWLIVTAKNLCKDSLSHWWRKKRADSETLDFVQAPDEENDTLAILLELPVKYREALSLYYQMGYSGDETAKILGISPSALYARLSRGREMLRKMLGEEAPVPTAANPLLTEPQKTHSD; encoded by the coding sequence ATGCCGACCGAGTTCACGGAAATTGAGCAGGTGTTTGAAACCTACTCGGCTATGATCTACCGGGTGTGTTTCGTCTATCTCAAAAATCAATCCGATGCGGAAGATGCGACCGCGGACACCTTCGTACGGTTGATGGAGAGTAAAAAGGCCTTCGAAAGCGACGAACACCTCAAAGCGTGGCTGATCGTCACGGCCAAAAACCTCTGTAAGGACTCCTTATCCCATTGGTGGCGCAAAAAACGCGCCGACAGTGAAACGCTGGATTTCGTCCAAGCACCCGATGAGGAAAACGACACCCTTGCAATCTTATTGGAACTTCCGGTCAAATACCGCGAAGCCCTGTCGCTTTATTACCAGATGGGCTACAGCGGCGACGAGACGGCAAAAATCCTCGGAATCAGCCCCTCGGCATTATATGCGCGGCTCAGCCGCGGGCGCGAGATGCTGCGCAAAATGCTCGGAGAAGAAGCGCCTGTTCCGACGGCCGCTAATCCGCTGCTCACCGAACCGCAAAAGACCCATTCCGACTAA